One part of the Tenacibaculum sp. 190130A14a genome encodes these proteins:
- the dnaK gene encoding molecular chaperone DnaK: MSKIIGIDLGTTNSCVSVMEGNEPVVIPNAEGKRTTPSIVAFVEGGERKVGDPAKRQAVTNPTKTVYSIKRFMGNKYSESQKEAERVPYNVVKGDNDTPRVDIDGRLYTPQEISAMVLQKMKKTAEDYLGQDVAEAVITVPAYFNDAQRQATKEAGEIAGLKVRRIINEPTAAALAYGLDKADSDKKIVVFDFGGGTHDVSILELGDGVFEVLATDGDTHLGGDDVDEKIISWLAEEFKAEENMDLRKDPMALQRLKEAAEKAKIELSSTTSTEINLPYITATASGPKHLVRSLSRAKFEQLIDDLVKRTIEPCRTALKNADLSTSDIDEVILVGGSTRIPAIQEAVEKFFGKAPSKGVNPDEVVSLGAAIQGGVLTGDVKDVLLLDVTPLSLGIETMGNVFTKLIEANTTIPTKKSQVFSTAVDNQPSVDIHVLQGERAMAADNKTIGRFQLTDIPPAPRGVPQIEVVFDIDANGIIKVSAVDKATGKSQDIRIEASSGLSEEEIAKMKADAEANAEADAKAKETADKINGADAMIFQTEKQLKEFGDKLSADKKQPIEAALEELKKAHESKDLAAIDAAMEKINEAWKVASEEMYAAQQQAGANGAEQQAQGNASSESDNVEDVDFEEVK; encoded by the coding sequence ATGAGTAAAATTATAGGAATAGATTTAGGAACAACTAACTCATGTGTTTCTGTAATGGAAGGAAATGAGCCAGTAGTAATTCCTAATGCAGAAGGAAAAAGAACTACACCATCTATTGTTGCATTTGTAGAAGGAGGAGAACGTAAGGTAGGAGATCCAGCAAAACGTCAGGCAGTAACAAACCCAACAAAAACTGTTTATTCTATCAAGCGTTTTATGGGGAACAAATACTCTGAGTCTCAAAAAGAAGCTGAAAGAGTACCTTATAATGTAGTAAAAGGAGATAACGATACTCCTCGTGTTGATATTGATGGTCGTTTATATACGCCACAAGAAATATCGGCAATGGTATTACAAAAAATGAAAAAAACTGCTGAAGATTATTTAGGACAAGATGTTGCTGAAGCAGTAATTACAGTACCAGCATATTTTAACGATGCTCAACGTCAGGCTACTAAAGAAGCAGGAGAAATTGCAGGTTTAAAAGTTCGTCGTATCATTAATGAACCAACTGCAGCTGCATTAGCATATGGATTAGATAAGGCAGATTCAGATAAGAAAATTGTTGTTTTTGATTTTGGAGGTGGTACGCATGATGTTTCTATCTTAGAATTAGGAGACGGAGTATTTGAAGTATTAGCAACAGATGGAGATACACATTTAGGAGGAGATGATGTAGATGAAAAAATTATTAGTTGGTTAGCAGAAGAGTTTAAAGCGGAAGAAAACATGGATTTACGTAAAGATCCAATGGCTTTACAACGTTTAAAAGAAGCTGCTGAAAAAGCTAAAATAGAATTATCTAGTACAACTTCAACAGAAATTAACTTACCATATATTACAGCTACGGCTTCAGGGCCTAAGCACTTAGTAAGATCTTTAAGTAGAGCTAAGTTTGAGCAGTTAATTGATGATTTAGTAAAACGTACTATTGAACCATGTAGAACTGCATTAAAGAATGCAGATTTATCTACTTCTGATATTGATGAAGTAATCTTAGTAGGAGGTTCAACTCGTATTCCTGCAATTCAAGAGGCTGTAGAAAAGTTCTTCGGAAAAGCACCAAGTAAAGGAGTAAATCCAGATGAGGTAGTGTCTTTAGGAGCAGCAATTCAAGGTGGGGTTTTAACAGGAGATGTGAAAGACGTATTATTATTAGACGTTACTCCATTATCTTTAGGTATTGAAACAATGGGGAATGTATTTACTAAATTAATTGAAGCAAATACAACTATTCCAACAAAGAAATCACAAGTATTCTCTACAGCAGTAGATAACCAACCATCAGTAGATATTCACGTGTTACAAGGTGAAAGAGCTATGGCTGCAGATAACAAAACAATTGGACGTTTCCAATTAACTGATATTCCACCAGCACCAAGAGGAGTTCCTCAAATTGAAGTAGTTTTTGATATTGATGCAAACGGAATTATAAAAGTGTCAGCAGTAGATAAAGCTACAGGTAAATCTCAAGATATTCGTATTGAAGCATCTTCAGGGTTATCAGAAGAAGAGATAGCTAAAATGAAGGCAGATGCAGAGGCAAATGCAGAGGCAGATGCTAAAGCTAAAGAAACAGCAGATAAAATCAATGGAGCAGATGCTATGATTTTCCAAACAGAAAAACAATTAAAGGAGTTTGGAGATAAGTTATCAGCAGATAAAAAGCAACCAATTGAAGCTGCTTTAGAAGAGTTAAAGAAAGCTCACGAAT